A section of the Methanosarcina mazei S-6 genome encodes:
- a CDS encoding DUF4430 domain-containing protein, protein MKMKLMVFLLVLCLALPIVAVQAQTDVFGNMENINMITTGDITETITCDIIGNAVVVEEMEFEDNMSDDNMSNVTDGMNNATGNTTDVSSDMNIPETLEVSGKIILIKDMGNMTEKAVMAGKVDGIPGSVVIFGKTDGMAEGMDDATENMTEAGNNVTEAGNNVTETANNITETVNNVTETADNANNATNNATNDTSNMDVSRNITIITTGNMTGTIMLNTSQGMDNASGMNNMTEGMDNMTVLTAGNMTGTVTGDMTRKMVVIKNIADAAEISDAIANLTETDTGTANMTEPAAYNFTGNMVIVRSTDDVPEIDEEDIDDLIAMDGNTAIIGAMDNTTEMEENTNQGVENVTKKMVAVRNIDDMVRIVTWTVICNITQNTATIEDIGDLVEKMTNVTTGNVTNVTDNVTGNMTNVTTDNMTGVADNVTDNMTGNMTGVTTGNMTNVTGDQTGNVSNVPLKLESIQEIENDREFNKMWFVYINGEPAQQDFGMNKVNEGDVISFWYTTEDDGNAVLGDALYVANITVVDEAEEQENENEDLTVLFDNTVNLTEGTFTFTPEGSNQESEIDNFTDIGALNASGLEFVASVMDNATDDTSDDMDDMNNDDMGEDDTNNMDTGTEGMNENDTDDMNGDDSTNNDM, encoded by the coding sequence ATGAAGATGAAATTGATGGTTTTCCTGTTAGTATTATGTCTGGCTCTGCCTATTGTGGCCGTACAGGCACAGACAGACGTATTCGGAAACATGGAGAACATAAACATGATCACAACCGGCGATATTACTGAAACCATTACATGTGATATCATCGGAAATGCGGTCGTTGTCGAAGAAATGGAATTTGAGGATAACATGAGTGATGATAACATGAGTAATGTTACTGACGGTATGAATAACGCCACCGGTAATACGACTGATGTTAGCAGTGATATGAATATTCCCGAAACGCTTGAGGTAAGCGGGAAGATTATTCTGATCAAAGATATGGGTAACATGACAGAAAAAGCCGTCATGGCCGGAAAAGTTGATGGTATACCTGGAAGCGTGGTCATCTTCGGAAAAACGGATGGCATGGCAGAAGGTATGGATGATGCCACTGAAAATATGACTGAGGCTGGAAATAACGTTACTGAGGCTGGAAATAACGTTACTGAGACTGCCAATAACATTACTGAGACTGTAAATAATGTTACTGAGACTGCCGATAACGCAAATAATGCTACAAATAACGCTACCAACGATACCAGTAATATGGATGTCTCCAGAAACATAACCATAATTACAACCGGGAATATGACCGGAACAATCATGTTGAACACGTCACAGGGCATGGATAATGCCAGCGGTATGAATAACATGACAGAAGGCATGGACAACATGACTGTACTTACGGCTGGAAATATGACCGGAACCGTGACCGGCGATATGACCCGAAAAATGGTTGTAATCAAAAACATAGCTGATGCCGCCGAAATATCCGATGCAATAGCCAATCTCACTGAAACGGACACAGGCACGGCTAATATGACTGAACCCGCTGCATACAATTTCACCGGGAACATGGTCATAGTCAGAAGTACGGATGATGTACCCGAAATAGATGAAGAGGATATAGATGATCTGATTGCGATGGACGGAAATACGGCTATTATCGGGGCTATGGATAACACAACCGAAATGGAAGAAAACACCAATCAGGGCGTGGAAAACGTAACCAAGAAAATGGTCGCAGTCAGAAATATCGATGATATGGTCAGAATCGTGACATGGACGGTTATCTGCAACATAACTCAGAACACGGCTACCATTGAAGATATTGGTGATCTGGTCGAAAAGATGACTAACGTGACCACTGGAAATGTGACCAACGTAACTGACAATGTTACAGGCAACATGACCAATGTGACCACGGACAACATGACCGGTGTAGCTGATAATGTTACAGACAACATGACCGGTAATATGACTGGCGTGACCACCGGAAATATGACTAACGTGACCGGGGACCAGACCGGCAATGTTTCAAACGTGCCACTCAAGCTTGAGAGCATCCAGGAAATCGAAAACGACCGGGAATTCAATAAAATGTGGTTCGTCTACATAAACGGGGAACCAGCTCAACAGGATTTCGGGATGAACAAAGTAAATGAAGGAGACGTAATAAGCTTCTGGTACACAACTGAAGATGATGGAAATGCGGTACTTGGAGATGCTCTTTACGTAGCTAATATCACAGTTGTCGATGAAGCAGAAGAGCAGGAGAACGAAAATGAGGATCTTACTGTATTATTCGACAATACGGTAAACCTCACTGAAGGGACCTTTACCTTCACGCCTGAAGGCTCTAACCAGGAGTCTGAAATCGATAACTTTACTGACATTGGAGCTCTTAATGCGAGCGGGCTTGAATTTGTCGCGTCAGTTATGGA